A portion of the Actomonas aquatica genome contains these proteins:
- a CDS encoding acyltransferase — translation MSSEAFYELGADSEVAPQVQLGYRYPGCREPARIGRRARFHSGAVVYADTVIGDHFSCGHNATIRAECTIGDRVVILHGSTLEGRVTIGTGVKIMAHVYIPSTTTIGNMVFIGPGTNLLNAKLPMRKAGVQGPMIGNHVVIGGGVTIGPGVTIGDNAFIAAGAVVMKDVPPNSLALGCPAQVRPLPAEFGAGNDPAQIFGGADLWDQRPNPEPWPEGFDPSAEA, via the coding sequence ATGTCTTCCGAAGCTTTTTACGAACTGGGAGCCGACAGTGAGGTCGCTCCCCAAGTGCAGCTCGGTTATCGTTACCCCGGCTGTCGTGAACCCGCTCGCATCGGGCGACGGGCGCGCTTTCACAGTGGCGCGGTGGTCTATGCCGACACGGTGATCGGGGACCATTTTAGCTGCGGTCACAACGCCACGATCCGCGCGGAATGCACCATTGGCGATCGGGTGGTGATCCTGCATGGCTCCACCTTGGAAGGGCGCGTCACCATTGGCACCGGAGTGAAGATCATGGCGCATGTCTATATCCCCAGCACGACGACCATCGGCAACATGGTGTTCATCGGCCCGGGGACCAACCTGCTCAATGCCAAGCTGCCCATGCGCAAAGCCGGCGTGCAGGGGCCGATGATCGGTAACCATGTCGTGATCGGCGGGGGCGTGACGATTGGTCCCGGCGTCACCATCGGGGACAATGCCTTCATCGCCGCCGGTGCGGTGGTGATGAAGGATGTGCCGCCCAACTCCCTGGCCCTCGGTTGTCCGGCGCAGGTGCGTCCCTTGCCGGCTGAATTTGGCGCCGGCAATGACCCGGCCCAGATCTTTGGCGGCGCCGATCTGTGGGACCAGCGTCCGAATCCCGAACCCTGGCCCGAAGGCTTCGACCCCTCGGCGGAGGCATGA
- a CDS encoding TonB-dependent siderophore receptor encodes MNKNSSPYHFRRLAFAAPFFAAALSPTIAQQAAEAEPHSEEAIVMSPFVVHDEEAEGYATQASLVGSRSVTEIADIPAALTVLNHELLTDLGAFEASSALKFGVSGVTQNQTINDDTNIRGFRASQAMRDGVLKALYKRNPMYDVERIEVIKGPAGMLLGQNGYIGGVINFVSREPTLNPEGEIKASLGEDSYMRLEVNSSGPIVKSDDFTALYRVTLGATSGDTTKDIWADDDRFFGTGLMFHFGEDQRTTINFRLYNSVDNGYFYWADFLDASSTAQNPIINPYSTRDFSVGRGEDAKWDDEEWFGTVDLMTRLTDNANVRIRYSYNDHEDERLILRGSAIGADNVTLQRQYIPYESYSSSHLGQLDFLYNWETDFMRHDISMGGDVSHGRSHGSSVVVVADPIDVRNPDFSNDDSLDPNTPRTNRSRGQSTNASLYIQDNAYFFDDKLILVGGFRWFDTYSRSENLATDSTSINDNPWVRTYKYGVVYKPVDGLSLYFTEAQNLIPQSGFTTEEVPQPYRDQEGNLTEFGVKWSRDLSDTVSINMTAALFDMELTNVRTQGVGFNSRGEQIYIQSEQDSSEGWEADIGLRFNFSESAHADLIATYYHAETEQAGTGRATVDAPEDVYSLMGKISFTDGPLKGLMFGGGAYDQTEKYNGGYWLDFPTTYSAFARYDWGESWSAQLNAENLTDEYYLVAVALSGLVQTSQPRTVRLSVGYSW; translated from the coding sequence ATGAACAAGAACTCTTCACCCTATCACTTCCGGCGTCTGGCTTTTGCGGCGCCGTTTTTTGCGGCGGCGCTTTCGCCGACCATTGCCCAGCAAGCCGCTGAGGCAGAGCCCCATTCCGAAGAAGCCATCGTGATGTCGCCGTTCGTGGTGCATGACGAAGAGGCTGAGGGTTATGCGACCCAAGCCAGTTTGGTGGGCAGTCGTTCAGTGACGGAAATTGCCGACATCCCGGCGGCCCTCACGGTACTAAACCACGAACTCTTGACCGACCTCGGTGCTTTTGAAGCCAGCTCGGCGCTCAAATTTGGTGTGTCCGGCGTGACGCAAAACCAAACGATCAACGACGATACCAACATTCGCGGTTTCCGTGCCTCCCAGGCCATGCGCGACGGTGTCTTGAAGGCGCTCTACAAGCGTAACCCGATGTATGACGTCGAGCGAATCGAAGTCATCAAGGGCCCGGCCGGTATGTTGCTCGGTCAAAACGGTTACATCGGTGGTGTGATTAACTTCGTTTCCCGCGAACCGACTTTGAATCCGGAGGGCGAGATCAAGGCGTCGTTGGGGGAGGATAGCTACATGCGTCTCGAAGTGAACAGCTCCGGTCCGATCGTGAAGTCCGACGACTTCACTGCACTTTACCGGGTGACACTCGGCGCGACCAGCGGCGACACCACCAAGGATATCTGGGCAGATGACGACCGCTTCTTCGGCACCGGTCTCATGTTCCACTTTGGTGAGGATCAGCGCACGACGATCAATTTTCGCCTCTATAACAGCGTCGACAATGGTTACTTTTATTGGGCCGACTTCCTCGATGCCAGTTCCACGGCGCAGAATCCGATAATCAACCCGTATTCGACCCGCGACTTTTCGGTGGGTCGGGGTGAGGATGCCAAGTGGGATGACGAGGAGTGGTTCGGCACGGTCGATCTCATGACTCGCCTCACGGACAACGCCAACGTGCGGATTCGCTACAGTTACAACGACCATGAAGATGAGCGCCTCATCCTGCGTGGCTCGGCGATTGGCGCGGATAACGTCACGCTGCAGCGTCAATATATCCCGTATGAGAGCTACAGCTCGAGCCATTTGGGGCAGTTGGACTTCCTCTACAATTGGGAGACCGACTTCATGCGTCATGACATCAGCATGGGCGGTGACGTGTCCCACGGCCGCAGCCATGGTTCCAGTGTAGTGGTCGTGGCGGACCCGATCGACGTCCGTAACCCGGACTTCTCCAATGACGACAGCCTTGATCCAAACACGCCGCGGACGAATCGCAGCCGGGGCCAAAGCACCAACGCTTCGCTCTACATTCAGGACAATGCCTACTTCTTCGACGATAAGCTGATTCTCGTCGGTGGTTTCCGTTGGTTCGACACCTACAGTCGTAGTGAAAATCTCGCTACAGATTCAACCTCGATCAATGACAACCCCTGGGTGCGCACCTACAAGTATGGTGTAGTCTACAAGCCGGTGGACGGCCTTTCCCTCTACTTCACCGAAGCGCAGAATCTCATTCCGCAGTCGGGCTTCACCACTGAAGAAGTGCCGCAGCCTTACCGCGATCAGGAGGGCAACCTCACGGAGTTTGGAGTTAAGTGGAGCCGTGATCTCTCTGATACCGTCAGCATCAATATGACGGCGGCTCTGTTCGACATGGAGCTGACTAACGTCCGCACGCAGGGCGTGGGCTTCAACTCTCGTGGTGAGCAGATTTACATCCAGTCGGAGCAGGACTCATCCGAGGGTTGGGAAGCGGACATTGGCCTGCGTTTCAACTTCAGCGAAAGCGCTCACGCTGACCTCATCGCCACCTACTATCACGCCGAGACCGAACAGGCAGGCACGGGCCGTGCGACGGTAGACGCGCCCGAGGACGTTTACAGTCTGATGGGTAAGATCTCCTTCACGGATGGCCCGCTCAAGGGCCTGATGTTCGGTGGTGGCGCCTACGATCAGACGGAGAAATACAATGGCGGCTATTGGCTCGATTTCCCGACCACTTACTCAGCCTTCGCCCGCTACGATTGGGGTGAAAGCTGGTCCGCCCAGCTCAATGCCGAGAACCTGACCGACGAGTATTACCTCGTGGCGGTGGCGCTGAGCGGTCTGGTGCAGACCTCGCAGCCGCGCACCGTGCGGCTTTCCGTCGGTTACTCCTGGTAA
- a CDS encoding GntR family transcriptional regulator, giving the protein MQTKSVNSDIAYDYIRKRILSGEFPPAHPLMTKALSDEIGVSRTPVRDALRQLEADGLVTIEARLGASVKKMELKEFQELCGMRLALESYAAGLAARHHSSFDLQEILLPLERMRQLTEQIVTEGHSDQVFAALVREDVRFHVAIMTAAQNELMKREILRLHLINRVVSDKPSGQEPLPEDEQGERRRAVLASHEKIFDAIKRRAVQEAEAEMEEHLREMVDHHVRLMARASARTRGPELSEEELLYTT; this is encoded by the coding sequence GTGCAAACCAAGAGTGTCAATTCCGATATTGCCTATGATTACATCCGGAAGCGGATCCTGAGCGGAGAGTTTCCGCCGGCTCATCCCTTGATGACCAAGGCTTTGTCGGATGAGATCGGGGTGAGTCGCACTCCGGTGCGGGACGCACTCCGGCAGCTTGAGGCGGATGGGCTGGTGACGATCGAAGCGCGGTTGGGTGCTAGTGTTAAGAAGATGGAACTCAAGGAGTTCCAGGAACTCTGTGGGATGCGTTTAGCCTTGGAGAGTTATGCGGCGGGACTGGCGGCACGCCATCACTCGAGTTTTGATCTGCAGGAAATCCTGCTGCCCTTGGAGCGCATGCGTCAACTTACGGAGCAGATCGTCACAGAAGGGCACAGTGACCAGGTTTTTGCGGCCTTGGTGCGAGAGGACGTGCGCTTCCATGTGGCGATCATGACTGCGGCCCAAAATGAGCTCATGAAGCGGGAAATCCTTCGCTTGCACTTAATTAACCGAGTTGTCTCGGACAAGCCATCGGGGCAGGAGCCGTTGCCGGAGGATGAGCAGGGGGAGCGTCGACGGGCGGTTTTGGCCAGTCATGAAAAGATTTTTGACGCGATCAAGCGTCGGGCGGTGCAGGAGGCGGAAGCCGAGATGGAGGAGCACCTGCGGGAAATGGTAGATCACCATGTGCGCCTAATGGCGCGAGCCTCGGCGCGCACGCGCGGCCCGGAGCTATCTGAAGAGGAATTGCTCTACACGACCTGA
- a CDS encoding Gfo/Idh/MocA family protein: MASHSALIIGCGSIGERHLRCFQQTGRATVIACEANPSLLERITADYAVPGISDWQRLAPDERIDCAIICTPAPSHVEIARALLARGIHVLIEKPLSHSLQDVDSLIAARDRSGCQAGVAYVYRVFPLLEAAASFLQAGSLGPIVQAHVTTGQPFHLLRPAYASTYYRDHASGGGAIQDGLTHVANWIESVLGPTRSLICDSAHQVLADVEVEDTVHVAARHDGALVNYVFNQFQLPNEMTFQFNAARGSVKVELHANRWGVCTDPAAGWTWHELPQPERDTHFTAQANAFLDAIEGTAPVRCTLEDAAHTLRFNLAALQASQRDQRVHLADLHA; encoded by the coding sequence ATGGCATCCCATTCGGCTCTGATCATCGGCTGCGGCAGCATCGGCGAGCGCCACCTGCGCTGTTTCCAGCAAACGGGGCGGGCCACAGTCATCGCCTGCGAAGCCAACCCGTCGCTGCTTGAACGTATCACCGCCGACTATGCGGTGCCTGGCATCAGCGACTGGCAACGCCTCGCCCCCGACGAACGCATCGACTGCGCGATCATCTGCACGCCTGCGCCATCCCACGTGGAGATAGCACGCGCCCTGCTGGCTCGGGGTATTCACGTCCTTATCGAAAAGCCCCTTTCCCACTCCCTGCAAGACGTCGATTCCCTAATTGCCGCTCGTGATCGATCCGGGTGCCAAGCCGGAGTCGCCTATGTATACCGAGTGTTCCCTCTGCTGGAGGCTGCCGCGTCCTTTCTGCAGGCCGGCTCACTCGGACCGATCGTTCAGGCTCATGTCACCACCGGCCAACCCTTCCATCTGCTGCGCCCGGCCTATGCCTCCACCTACTACCGGGACCATGCCTCCGGCGGCGGTGCGATCCAGGATGGCCTCACCCATGTGGCCAACTGGATCGAAAGCGTCCTCGGCCCCACCCGCAGTTTGATCTGCGACAGTGCCCATCAGGTGCTGGCCGACGTGGAGGTCGAGGATACCGTGCATGTGGCCGCCCGCCACGATGGCGCCTTGGTGAATTACGTCTTCAACCAGTTCCAGCTGCCCAACGAGATGACCTTCCAGTTCAACGCCGCCCGCGGCAGTGTGAAGGTCGAACTCCACGCCAATCGTTGGGGCGTCTGCACCGATCCCGCCGCCGGCTGGACCTGGCACGAGCTGCCCCAACCCGAACGCGATACCCACTTCACCGCACAGGCGAACGCTTTCCTCGACGCCATCGAAGGCACCGCTCCGGTGCGCTGCACGCTCGAGGACGCCGCCCACACGCTCCGCTTCAATCTCGCTGCCCTTCAGGCTTCCCAACGCGACCAACGCGTTCACCTCGCCGACCTTCATGCCTGA